In the genome of Vicia villosa cultivar HV-30 ecotype Madison, WI linkage group LG7, Vvil1.0, whole genome shotgun sequence, one region contains:
- the LOC131616604 gene encoding WRKY transcription factor 22-like has product MDSDWDLYAVVRGCTTSTSTTTSTATATAAATTTTTSTTTTTPSSSYFSIYPAEQSGQVLSISNPYEQSRSSVELHELCKPFFLKSQPLSSNSFSYSSPSPKSSGQTKQQLLNNNKQPHHSGSATTPRSKRRKIQHKKVCEVQAENLSSDIWAWRKYGQKPIKGSPYPRGYYRCSSSKGCLARKQVERNKSDPTMFIVTYTGEHSHPAPTHRNSLAGSTRQKPSSPQTVTAEDSSQPFTKQVSPLTSEAEEEEATPSKSESREDLEDLMNDDEENEFEVSDMVVTDDFFEGLDELTGFAGKTVASSGGGDCFGDPFAASIALPACGGQ; this is encoded by the exons ATGGACTCAGATTGGGATCTATATGCTGTTGTCAGAGGCTGCACCACCTCAACctccaccaccacctccaccgcCACCGCCACCGCCgccgcaacaacaacaacaaccagtaCTACTACTACTACACCTTCTTCATCTTATTTCTCTATTTACCCTGCTGAACAATCAGGCCAAGTTTTATCAATTTCAAACCCTTATGAACAATCAAGAAGTTCCGTAGAATTGCATGAACTTTGTAAACCTTTCTTCCTCAAATCACAACCTCTCTCTTCAAATTCATTCTCTTATTCATCACCATCACCAAAATCATCAGGTCAAACAAAACAACAGCTGCTTAATAATAACAAGCAGCCTCATCATAGCGGTTCTGCTACAACACCAAGATCTAAAAGAAG AAAGATTCAGCATAAGAAGGTCTGTGAAGTACAAGCTGAGAATCTTTCATCTGACATATGGGCATGGAGGAAATATGGTCAAAAACCCATCAAAGGTTCACCATATCCAAG AGGATATTATAGATGTAGCAGTTCAAAAGGGTGTTTAGCTAGAAAACAAGTTGAGAGGAACAAATCAGATCCAACAATGTTCATAGTAACCTACACAGGTGAACACAGTCACCCTGCTCCAACTCATAGGAATTCTCTTGCCGGTTCGACGCGACAGAAGCCTTCGTCACCGCAAACTGTTACTGCTGAAGACTCTTCCCAACCCTTTACAAAACAAGTTTCTCCGTTGACATCGGAAGCTGAAGAGGAAGAGGCTACACCTTCGAAGTCGGAAAGTAGAGAAGATTTGGAagatttgatgaatgatgatgaggaAAATGAATTTGAGGTATCTGATATGGTTGTAACAGATGATTTCTTTGAAGGTTTAGATGAATTGACAGGATTTGCTGGAAAAACAGTAGCATCATCTGGTGGTGGTGACTGTTTTGGTGACCCTTTTGCAGCTAGTATTGCACTTCCTGCTTGTGGTGGCCAATAA
- the LOC131616603 gene encoding 3-methyl-2-oxobutanoate hydroxymethyltransferase 1, mitochondrial-like codes for MSWLRSILRTTTLPQSSSLLTHLRRMSNLPENTVYSGPTPQTQRVTLSQLRQKHKNSQPITMVTAYDYPSAVHVDMANIDICLVGDSASMVVHGHDTTLPITLDEMLVHCRAVSRGAKTPLLVGDLPFGTYECSSKQAVDTAVRILKEGRMDAIKLEGGSPSRIVAAKSIVEAGIAVIGHVGLTPQAISVLGGFRPQGRNVASAVKVVETALALQEAGCFAVVLECVPAPVAAATTAALQIPTIGIGAGPYCSGQVLVYHDLLGMLQHPHHAKVTPKFSKQYARVGDVINKALLEYKEDVTNGSFPDAKHSPYKISEADANGFVNELQKLGFDKAVFAASEAVQKMVTKSTK; via the exons ATGTCTTGGCTACGATCAATCCTCCGAACAACCACCCTCCCTCAATCCTCCTCTCTCCTAACCCACCTCCGTCGCATGAGCAATCTCCCAGAAAACACCGTCTATTCAGGACCAACCCCACAAACCCAAAGGGTAACACTCTCACAACTGCGACAGAAACATAAAAACTCACAACCCATTACAATGGTCACTGCTTATGATTACCCTTCTGCTGTTCACGTCGATATGGCCAACATTGATATCTGTCTTGTGGGGGATTCGGCTTCCATGGTTGTTCATGGCCATGATACTACTCTGCCTATTACGTTGGATGAAATGCTTGTTCATTGTAGGGCTGTTTCTCGTGGTGCCAAAACTCCTCTTCTTGTTGGGGATTTGCCGTTTGGAACGTATGAGTGTAGTTCTAAACAG GCGGTCGATACGGctgttaggattttgaaagaagGACGAATGGATGCCATAAAATTGGAAGGAGGTTCACCTTCAAGAATCGTTGCAGCAAAATCTATTGTTGAAGCTGGAATAGCAGTAATCGGCCATGTTGGTCTTACACCACAAGCCATTAGTGTTTTAGGTGGATTTAGGCCTCAGGGACGAAATGTTGCTAGTGCCGTCAAG GTTGTCGAGACAGCATTGGCTTTGCAAGAAGCAGGGTGTTTTGCTGTTGTTCTTGAATGTGTTCCTGCACCGGTCGCTGCCGCAACAACAGCAGCGCTTCAAATTCCGACGATCGGAATCGGGGCTGGACCCTATTGCAGTGGACAG GTGCTTGTTTACCATGATCTTCTTGGTATGTTACAACACCCTCACCATGCAAAG GTTACTCCAAAGTTTTCTAAACAGTACGCTCGTGTCGGAGATGTCATCAATAAAGCGTTACTCGAGTATAAGGAAGATGTGACTAATGGTTCGTTTCCTGATGCTAAACACAGTCCCTACAAAATCAGTGAAGCTGATGCTAATGGTTTCGTAAATGAGCTGCAAAAGTTAGGTTTCGACAAAGCAGTTTTTGCGGCATCTGAAGCAGTTCAGAAGATGGTTACAAAATCAACAAAGTGA